TGCGTTGGATGAGGATCTAACACGGAATTTCTTGGACTTCAGAAAATGGTGGGGTGAGGAACAGCGGGGAGATAGAAGATGATAACTCCGGAATCCGGTGTCGGCAATCTGACTCAATTAACTACTTGCACTGAATGATGACTCAATCCGGCCCACTGTAGTAGACTGTTCTATAACATTTTGTTTATTGTATGTCGAATGATGTGAACGTAGCTGGTGACCGAGTATAGTAGTTACATATGTACTTCATGAAGAAAAATCGAAGAACGCCTCAATATGCCTTAAGGATTCCAAGAATCGCCAATCCGTACCGCCCGTGTATTGATGACACCCAAGATGAATTGCCAGAAGCGTCTATTCGTGCttcgaagaaggagactcCTCGGATGAAGCTTTAGCTTTCCGGCCTGAGGTTCTGTACTTGCTTTGCTTTTCGCTCAAATAGCGCCAGGTTCTGCTGATCCCTGAAGTAAACAAACCCTTGATGGTCTGAACGGTACTTGGCCAACGTATCGTTTTCGTTATTGACGCCTGTATTTCCTTTTTGAGGTTCTCATCAGCCGCGATCCGTTGTTCGAATGGACCGCCCTGCCTCCGTCGCACTACTTCCGagtcgctgtcgctgctctccttcatcatttTGTTGAACTCGACTTGGGGTATTTCAAATCGAGACTGATACTGGAAGTACAACTTCTGCTTGAATGATTCGGGTAACCGGCGTACCATATTGCCCCGCTTCACTGGGTCCATGTCCTGTGTAAGACGGACATTCGCATTGGGGTCGTCGATCCAATCTTCTTCCGTGCAGCGCCTGTCGTTGAATGTGACGTTGGGAAGATTCTCAATGAGAGGTGCATATAGCCGCCGGAAGTGCGCCATTTGGCCCGAGACGATATTCCGCACTTTCCGGGGGTCCTCCGCCGGTAGTGACATACGAAGGTCTCCCATATAGCTGATCCCCGCGATAGTGGTGTAGAGCTCGAATTCGCTGAACTCGGCTGGCAATAGCAGCAGCGCTACCCGGACCGCAGACAGGAGGTTAATCTGGTTGGCTAAGCGCACCCTGGGGTGGTCGCGCAGGATCTTCACTGGTTTCTGTAACCGTCCGGCGAGATACAATGTGTCCCATTGACTAAGATCCCTACACAGGGTATCGAGGTTCACGACTCCGTATTTGATCAGCGTACCATTAACCGTCACGTAAGGATTGAAGTATACGCCTGCCCCAAATCTGTCTTGTACCTGGGAAACCATATAAGACCCGGTAGACCCCAATGCAGAGTAATGGTCACGGTGTTGACTCAGGTTCAGTGCGTGCCAATGCTGAGTATATGATACTCCAAAGATAAAATCAATCATCTTGCCCTTGCCCTGCTGCATATTCTGAATCGCTGCCGGGGCCGATGGGTGACATTGACTGGACCCGGCTGCACTGCCGGACTGAGGGAAGACACCGGAACCATAGGCGAAAGCATATCGGATCGGAGCGCGGAACTGCCACAGAATCTGACGCAAGGCCTCTTTGAACTCTTGATTAATGATCATATGCTGGTTGACGCCAAAGTCTTTAGACGGTAATTCTGAAAAGGTAGAGATTGAAAGATTTGGATTCTCGTCCCAATCCGCTGGCTCAgagagcgaggaggaggtagagAACGACGCTGTAGATTGCGACGGCGTCCAGGGACCATGGCCGGGATGATTGGAGCTTCTTGTTAAGGAATCTTGGTTACCGGAGGGTAAGAAGGTATCGATTGATGAACGCGAACGAGACTCATTGGAAAAAGAGCGTAAAGAATGCCGGGCTTGGGACCATCGCGGGATTGACGGGTAAAGAGACCGTAAACGCATGTAAGAACCCGACTGAGTCTTTGCAAAAAGAGCCTGGCGGATCATTGGATTAGCATCTTGCTAAGCTAAGACAAGGTTAAGTGATAAACGTGGGAAGGTCTTACGGTCACTTCTTGCATCATCACGATTccgatgaaggagaatgaagggAAACGTGTATAGCAGGTGGCAGGGACCGTGTCAAAAAGCAAACGACAGTTGAAATCAAAATCTCAAACCAACATCTTCGGAAATAAAGAACAGATTAGAATCGAGAATCTATTGAAGAATTTGTGCAATAACAAAAAAAGATGGTACATATGGCCGAGGAGCACCAGCAATCATGATTCGAGAAACATCAAGTAGGTAACAAGCAGACTCAACCTAAATCACGGGGGCGGCACACTCTGCGACCTGACGTCCGGAGTACTCTCGGCAGCGTTCTCGGCCTGTCCAGTGTCGGCGGCTATTATACGAATAGTATCCCGTGGGGCTCTCGCGGCCTGAGGCATTAAAAGGACCGATTGACCATCAAGTGTCTCAAAATCGAGACTGAAGTTGGATTCGGCTATCTTATCCAAGCCTCTGTATGAGTTTCGACTGATTCCATACCTTAAAGTGGTTATCTAATAAGAAACGTCGGACTCGCATACATACATAAAGATCACAGAGAAATGCAGAAAGCTTGGTGACGAAACAGTTCCCGACCAAAATTGAAGTCTCTCTTTCGCCCATGCGCCATGCTGCCCATAATACGTACAAGTGGACGAACTTTTTGATGTTCTCTTCTGTGCTTTCTTGATCCCCTACCTGCAATCATTTTTTGCCGTTGTTACCACGCAACAAGACTCTCCAATTTTGGTTTCGTTATCCGAGGGTATAATAATAGTTTCAATCCAAGATCACTTCCGGGCGCATCCCGCTGAGCGCAACGAATTGTACCGAAAAACGTAGACCCTGGTCCTCTAAAGAAGAGCCGGGAGACAGGAATATAACCTCGGAGGGCTCCAGTCCGACTCTCCGCAACCGACTCATGAAGATGTGAAAGGCGCACAAAAGGTCTTTTGCGAAGGATTGTATCGCGCAAAAAGGCATGTGTACTGGTGGAGTCCAGCGCGATTAAATTACCCAGCGATAACTGGCATAGCGACCGGCGGTTTCACTCTTTCGGATAATCTTGACGACCTGTCCCCGTCGCAAACCCAAGTACCTCGCAACAGGATCAGAGACCTGGATACGAGGCAGTTGCGACTCCTTCAGTCGATACCGTTGGAGcaaattcttcttctcctctgggcTCAGCAGGACATGTTTGGGAACCAATTCGTGACGGGTGATGTTGACTAGTAAATCCTGCTCCTGGAAATGCTCACAGATACGACCGGGAATACCACTCAGTAGGCGCACGGCAGATGGGGAGATTGGCGTCTGAGTGATGAAGACTCCGGTGTGGAAGTTGTTCTCATCAACAAAGTGATTGAATGCTCGAACTTGCTTAGTACCGACACCGGTGGAATCGGCACAGAACTCAACATAGATAGTACCACAGTCAGGTTGAGGGTCTGGGTTGGCGGGGGTGGGCAAAGGTGTGTATTTGGCTtgcatggctgctgtggGACGAGCGCTGATTTTCATCTTGGTGCGGCTGTATGGTTGGAGAAAGTGCGTTAGACGAGTTGAACGGGGCTCCCAAAGAGGTCCAGGGTAGTCGCGTACTCAGGAAATCCCACAGGATCCGCATATTTCTGTCTAAATTCATCTAGGGGAATTTGaatctcttcttctgtgaCTTCGTACCCCTACAACAGAACGATCGTGTAAGCATAACCGCACGACAACGTAACGCAAAGAAATAGACGTCTCAAAGAAACTCACCCGATCCGCCAGCATCTCAAATACCGTCCTCCAGGTTCGCCAAAGTCTGGTCATCTCGCGGTCGGCCTCCGCAGAGCTGGTGTATTCTTCATCCATGGCTAAAAATTGAAGTAACCGCGTCTGTCTGCTGCCTCACTGAAAAGAATTTGTAGCAAGCAAAAGAAATGCTATCCCGGTGAGAGCGCTGAGCAATATGTCAGACGCAGACGGGAGTTGTATGGAAGAAAACTGGACGATAAGTAGGAGTTTGGAGACCGTGAGTGATCGAAGTTCTCGAAAAATCGGGCGGACCTGCGCTAAGAGCGCCAATGGGAAGCGCCGCCAAccagaagagaatcagaCGCCAGTAAGAACAAAGGCCAGGCTTACCATAGAAGAGCtaggggaaaaaaagagaggaGTGAGCCAGGGAAAGCTGAGAGGCACGAGTTCTCGGTCCCTTTCCCCAACTTTCCGCCTACCTGGCAATTATCAATTATTTTTGTGTATCACTTTCGTGTCACTACTCTCGTTTCTTCCCACTCGCCTGAGCTGCGTCTTTCTGCGATTGATCCACACGATCAATCTCGGCTCACTCTTGAGTTTCTCTCACTCAtttcccctttcttctccccccCTCTTCAATTCTCAAAAGTCATGGCTGCCGCCGCCAATGCCGCTCCTGCCACGGAGCAGAAAGCCAGGCCGACCAAGCCCAACGAGGAGGCTTTCAAGGCTGATCTCGCTCAGGCTGAAAAGGAGCATGCTGCTGTCCAGGAGAAATTGGTATGTGAGGTCTCCGTCAATTGATAACGTCCATTGTTCTATTGCTTTGTTGTTTGTTCCATGCTCCGCACAATGCacctctttttttttattcaCACACCTCTACCCCTCCTTCTGTGGAAAAATGACCCTCACAATCTCTACCATTCCCTCTTCTGCTTTAACGATATGTGTTTACAACTAGTTGCAAACTGCGTAACATATATAAAGATACTAACTATGCGCAGAACCAaatcaaggccaagatcgagAGCGCCAAGCCTAACAACCAGGACTCACCCTCAGCCAAGAGACAACAGGAACTTCGTGCTGAGCTTTCCTCCATTCGTCAAAAGCAGCAGGGATTTAAGGCCTCAAGAACGAGCACccaggagaagatcaatgctCTGGAGTTGACCCTCAAGGCCCGGATCACCGAACAGAATAACTCCCGCACTCGCATGCCATTCAAGAATGTCGAGGACATTGACCGTGAAATCGCCCGTCTCGAGAAGCAAGTCGACTCTGGTACTCTCCGCTTGGTGGACGAGCGCAAGGCCCTCTCCGACATCTCAACTCTTCGTAAGCAGCGCAAGAACTTTGCTGGCTTGGATGAGCAGCAGAAGGTTATCAACGACCTGAAGGCGCAGATTGCTACCCTCAAGAAGACTCTCGACAACCCCGAAGCCAAGGCTCTGAGCGACAAGTACACTGAGATCCAGAAGGAGCTCGATGCCATCAAGGCCGAGCACGACAGTGCCTTCAAGAATCTGAACGCTCTGAGAGACGAGCGCACTAAGCTGCATGCTgagcagcagaagaagtggaaTGCCATCCGTGAGATCAAGGACAACTACTACAAGGCCCGCAAGGCGTACAAGGAGTATGAGGATGAGGCCTGGAGGATCCGCCGGGAGAAGCAAAAGGCCCAGCGTGAGGCCTTTGAGcgcgaaaagaagaagaagattgcgGACAAGAAGCTTGAGGAGGCTTCCCGTCCCGCTTACACCGACGAGATCCTCATCGCGCAAGGTCTTATCCGCCACTTCAACCCGTCCTACGACTTCTCCACCCTTGGTCTTGATGACAAGAAGGATCAGTCTTCCGCTTTCCGTGCTCAAGTCGGTCGTACCGTTGACGACTCCAACATCAAGGGCATGaaggtcttgaagaaggaggacCGTGAGGAAGACTACTTTGTCGGCACTGGcggcaagaagagcaagaagggTAAGAAGGGCACCGCCAATGGCAGCCCTGCTCCCGGAACTCCTGCCGAACCCACCAAGTTCAACCTCAACGTCGGTGTCATCGAGGACTTTGCCAAAGTCAAGATCGACCCTCCTATGAACCAGTCCGATGTTCCTGCTGTTATCGAGAAGCTTGCCGCCAAGATCACCGAGTGGAAGGCGAACCAGGCCGCTAAGACCCAGGAGGTGAGTTAACACAGCGATTTCAATGCTGGCAATTTAAATGCGCTAACCTGTTTGATAGAACATCAAGAAGGCTcaggaggagatcaagcgtctggaagaggaagaggcgaaCTCTGACAGCCAACGTGCTACCGACCATGCCAAGAAGGTCGCTATTGAGAACAGCGGTGTGAATGGCAAAGTCTCCGCCGAAGCtgagctgaagcaggagaacgATGCCGCCGCAGATGTCTCTGAGGAGCTTCAGAAGGCTTCGATTGAGGATACGGCATGAAGAGAACACGACCGATATAGACTTGATCTATGCCCATCGCGTGCACATTCCATTGCAGAAGCGGGTGCTTTTTGACATTCAAGATCTGCAGGAGCTTCTCCGAAGTTTGCATTCTCATTTTCCGCGATTTTCGAAGCATTGCCAACCTGAGCCTTTTCCGGAGCCCTCTCCTCCCTTCCCGTACCACCTACATGAGATGCCAGTAGAATTTGCCATGGCTGACTCCcaatttccttttcttgttctgtCTTTATATACTCATGTGATACAGCCTTCTTCTGGAGGCGGCTCGACATTTCCCCTCGTGACATATTCTCTCGTGTAATTTCAGGATTCATTTCCGTCCTGCTTCCTGTCCCGTGTGCCATCGCATGCAACCCTTGTCTCCTCTCCTGATTCATGTGGTCTTCAAAAGTGTTTGCAGAGAAGGCAAAAAAGATTGGTTTAGCGAGTTCATTTCAGCGTGTAAGTAACGACATGAGCGACTGGAAATACTATTCAGGAGATCTTTGCCTGCCTGCTGCTTCAAGTAGAGTATCCTAACATATCATCTTGGGGGAGATTGCTGCCCTCGTGATCAAACACCTCTGTCAAGAAGCCCATAATTGTATCTAGCTGGTGCAAATGTAAGAGCGAACCCTCGCCCTGCGGTGAACTTGGACAAGCATCCCAAACCACCTTGACGAACCCCAAGCGGTTCAATGTCTCGTCGACTGTCAACGCTGTTTGAATATCCACACATGGATCATCCTCCAGATAGCTCAGAAGGACCGGAGTCTCTAACATCGAATCGGCCCCCGGATCCACCTCCACCCCGTCCGCTCCTGCCGAACCCTCGGACGCTCCCATCCTCGCCTCGTTTTCAACAAGCAGCCCCCGGCCCCGACCAGCTAAGCTCCCGATCCTCTCTGGGTGAGGAACCCACCCGCTCACACCCACAAACCCACCCAGTCGTCTCTGCGCAGCGAGTAATGCAGCAATCGCAACGGCCATCCCCTGCCCGAACCCACCCAGCACCACGCGACGACTGTCGCCGTCCAGCCGGAtgatttcctcttctactACTTGCAGGATGTACTCTACGCAGGTTTCTAGATCATCGTTTTGGTCTGCGTTGTTGTTGTAATTGTTGTCGACGTCTTTTGTGGAGGGGCTGAGctgtggttgtggttgttgaAGGGAATTTGCGCCTGGGTCTGTGTCTTCGTTCGCATCGGTGTCGACAGCGACGGcgacgtcgacatcgacatTGATCCAATTCCCCCTGCTTGCGTAGCAGATATCTATCTGCCGGGGCTGAGCGGAGGGAAACACCCAGCGGCAGGAGGGAAAGTGCTCGAAGATAGATTTGGGATTTCCAGCTGTCGCtgtttctgttgctggtgttgTTGAGACGTCCAGCGCGGCGGCCAGCTCGGCGCCTGTGCTGTTTGTGTCGTGTAGGAGGATGACAGTGGAGGTGTGAGAGGGGTTGGAGGGGAAGTAGACATGGCGGGGTGGGAAGAGTTGGGGGACCATTTTGGAGGCATCATGGATTGGGGATTGAAATTGAGAGGGAGTGAGGGTGATGTTGTTGTTATATACCTGTGTGATAGTGATCGTCATGTCGGTACCTGCTTCGAGGTGCGTAGCGTAGCGTCACTTGGACCAATGCCAATTCAATTGTGCCTAAGTCAATACGGTACCTTATAGAGATTGCAAACCCGGTTTTCTGTGCCTACTGTATTTTCAATGTTTTGGAGTGACTTTTCCCCTGCATATACTATGAAATAATATTGTATATGATAAACAGGTGACGGTGAGGTAGTTCAGCTTTGTTGTTCCCGTAGGAGCAGTCATGCCGGCGGtaagaaagaagcaaaaaggaCGCCCTGAACAGCTGCATAGCAAATCATATAGGTGATTGCCACGCTTCCATACGAAcgctgctcctgctccccgagcttcttcttgtccagaCGGACCACGGAGTACTCCTTCATAAGGAGATCCGCGATTTAGAAATACCACACGGGATAGCCCGAAGACATGCGGGTAATGATCTGAACATGATGTTTTGAAAATGTCAAGGCAGCCAGGATGAGCTGGGGAGCCGCCAGGCTACGCAACAGGCGGCCTGCTCCTGTCAGCCTGCCTGATTCAACGTTGAGAGTCCAAAGGGCAGAATAAGTCATGATTGCCAGCATTGGACTGGCCAAGGCGAACAGGGGGATATTGGACACAGTCCAATACCGAAGAAAACCATTGTTCCTATGGGACTAGTTAGCGGCGTAACGATACTAAGTTGAAAACATACCAATAATGGTCCTGGACGAAGCTGGAGATACTCGGAAGGGTCCTACGACACCATATCCTTGGTTCATCATGGCCCGTAAAGGGGTAATTGATGCAGAAATCCCGGTAAGCGATGTATTGCGGGACCACAAAACCAAGAGCGGTGCAGATACCAGCCACGCCAACGGCGAGTAGCCGGCGAAATTTCGCGAAGGTTATAGCCCCGGTCAAGGAATACAGCGCTCGGATTGCTTcctcgaggaagagaaggccGTTGAGGATCCCATTGCTGCGAACCGTCGTAGCTAATCCGCACAGGATACCAGCTAGCGGAATAAGAGCATCTTTGAGACTGGTAGAAGCCCCCGATGGGCTGAAGCTCTGAACGAAGAGAAAGTAGCCAGTGAAGCTCAAGAGTGCGTAGGTACTCTCCCCGTACGGAGCTGAAAGGAAAAGTCCTGCAGGTGAGAATATATGTAAGCACGCTGCGATGAACGCGAGCATGCGACCCTTTCTTCCGGAAAAAATGGCACACCCCAGACAATAGAGGACTAGTACCGACAGGCCATGAGCTGCATGAGCTATGATAATACCAGCGACGTGCTCCCTAAAAGCGTAGTCTACAGCGCCTGTCTTTTGGAGAGCTGGATAATTATTAGTCCGCCAGTGTACAGCGGGCTCAAAGGCGCTCACCATTGGCAAAGAAATTGATGGGCTTGATGAAGCCATAACCGAATGCCTATTCTTGCTCGAAGGTGTAGCCCCGGCGTGCGGCCTCGGTAAAGTATATAGCGTCCCACCTGGTCAGCTTGGTGGAAACCTGGAGCAAGCTCGCTGTAAATGGACCATCACTGACTGCATTGGTTGCATGACGGTCCAACCGTAGCGTGGTTGAAGTGTCGTAGCCAGGGCCAGGGCTGAAGACGGCCAGGAGAAGTAAAAGTGCTTTCCAGAATACAAAGACAGCCAGTAGTGATTGATAGGGGCGATTGAGAGACATTCGGGATGACCACGACATATTGTGACGACACCCAGCGTGCAGAGACAGACGCGTGGAGCATAGGCGCGGCCGAGGTGTTGCCATGTAACCTTCACGTAGCCCACTGGAGTGCGATAACCCTActctatggagtactccgtacagcaTGCTTAACATTAATCTGATGACTTCAACATCTTTATATGCTGAAATCGAATGCATTTTTTCGATTTTTTGTCTTTTGTAATTTTGCATCAGTTCAGCCCTTGATGTACATTTATAGAGTCCTGTCTGAAAAGACGTCTCAGCCATGTTATCCTCAACAAGCCATTCCGATGAACGCTTGCAAGCTGCACTCTCGTAGTCGGTTACCAGGTTTATATTGCCTGATATAGGGTTCTAGGGTCTAAATCCTCGCCGAGAACATTTATACACATATATAACAGGGGAGGAAGAGACTCTCCTGGGTAGATCTTCGTAAGATGTTATCAAAGGTCATTGTCAACCTCCAATCTTGCGGCCAGAGCAACAACGCAATATAAAGGAAGATCTCCTAGAGCACGTATCTCAGTGACAGCTGCCTGCCATTTCTGCAGAAAGGTGTTGTAATTGCCGTTTAGACCGTACTTAATCTGacagatcttcttccagagcaAGAACAAACCATCTCTGCCTAACCGCTCATAAAGGCTTTGTAGCTTTTCAAAAGCCAGTACTGCGTCTGCAAGGCCAGAGATGTGAGCTATTGCAGCATTGTTAATGGTGGCATAAAATATCAAGTACTTGGTAGTTAAGCCGAGTGAATGCTTCCGTTTGCTGTTCGAAGCGTTCCAACAGCTGATGATTGCAGATATTTCGATCATTGATTAAGTCattgatctccttgtctgTCA
The DNA window shown above is from Aspergillus fumigatus Af293 chromosome 1, whole genome shotgun sequence and carries:
- the bfr1 gene encoding putative nuclear segregation protein (Bfr1); amino-acid sequence: MAAAANAAPATEQKARPTKPNEEAFKADLAQAEKEHAAVQEKLNQIKAKIESAKPNNQDSPSAKRQQELRAELSSIRQKQQGFKASRTSTQEKINALELTLKARITEQNNSRTRMPFKNVEDIDREIARLEKQVDSGTLRLVDERKALSDISTLRKQRKNFAGLDEQQKVINDLKAQIATLKKTLDNPEAKALSDKYTEIQKELDAIKAEHDSAFKNLNALRDERTKLHAEQQKKWNAIREIKDNYYKARKAYKEYEDEAWRIRREKQKAQREAFEREKKKKIADKKLEEASRPAYTDEILIAQGLIRHFNPSYDFSTLGLDDKKDQSSAFRAQVGRTVDDSNIKGMKVLKKEDREEDYFVGTGGKKSKKGKKGTANGSPAPGTPAEPTKFNLNVGVIEDFAKVKIDPPMNQSDVPAVIEKLAAKITEWKANQAAKTQENIKKAQEEIKRLEEEEANSDSQRATDHAKKVAIENSGVNGKVSAEAELKQENDAAADVSEELQKASIEDTA
- a CDS encoding DUF409 domain protein, with the translated sequence MASSSPSISLPMVSAFEPAVHWRTNNYPALQKTGAVDYAFREHVAGIIIAHAAHGLSVLVLYCLGCAIFSGRKGRMLAFIAACLHIFSPAGLFLSAPYGESTYALLSFTGYFLFVQSFSPSGASTSLKDALIPLAGILCGLATTVRSNGILNGLLFLEEAIRALYSLTGAITFAKFRRLLAVGVAGICTALGFVVPQYIAYRDFCINYPFTGHDEPRIWCRRTLPSISSFVQDHYWNNGFLRYWTVSNIPLFALASPMLAIMTYSALWTLNVESGRLTGAGRLLRSLAAPQLILAALTFSKHHVQIITRMSSGYPVWYF
- a CDS encoding phosphatidate cytidylyltransferase, with the translated sequence MIRQALFAKTQSGSYMRLRSLYPSIPRWSQARHSLRSFSNESRSRSSIDTFLPSGNQDSLTRSSNHPGHGPWTPSQSTASFSTSSSLSEPADWDENPNLSISTFSELPSKDFGVNQHMIINQEFKEALRQILWQFRAPIRYAFAYGSGVFPQSGSAAGSSQCHPSAPAAIQNMQQGKGKMIDFIFGVSYTQHWHALNLSQHRDHYSALGSTGSYMVSQVQDRFGAGVYFNPYVTVNGTLIKYGVVNLDTLCRDLSQWDTLYLAGRLQKPVKILRDHPRVRLANQINLLSAVRVALLLLPAEFSEFELYTTIAGISYMGDLRMSLPAEDPRKVRNIVSGQMAHFRRLYAPLIENLPNVTFNDRRCTEEDWIDDPNANVRLTQDMDPVKRGNMVRRLPESFKQKLYFQYQSRFEIPQVEFNKMMKESSDSDSEVVRRRQGGPFEQRIAADENLKKEIQASITKTIRWPSTVQTIKGLFTSGISRTWRYLSEKQSKYRTSGRKAKASSEESPSSKHE
- a CDS encoding DNA-directed RNA polymerase core subunit RPB5 → MDEEYTSSAEADREMTRLWRTWRTVFEMLADRGYEVTEEEIQIPLDEFRQKYADPVGFPDRTKMKISARPTAAMQAKYTPLPTPANPDPQPDCGTIYVEFCADSTGVGTKQVRAFNHFVDENNFHTGVFITQTPISPSAVRLLSGIPGRICEHFQEQDLLVNITRHELVPKHVLLSPEEKKNLLQRYRLKESQLPRIQVSDPVARYLGLRRGQVVKIIRKSETAGRYASYRWVI